The Juglans microcarpa x Juglans regia isolate MS1-56 chromosome 2S, Jm3101_v1.0, whole genome shotgun sequence genome has a window encoding:
- the LOC121251813 gene encoding LOW QUALITY PROTEIN: protein trichome birefringence-like 39 (The sequence of the model RefSeq protein was modified relative to this genomic sequence to represent the inferred CDS: inserted 1 base in 1 codon), with translation MGFLPLFQALFLFLSLFSHQSEAGNLISLSNATNSSTPARKLAGYNCNLFRGKWVYDSSYPLYSFASCPFIDPQFNCKKYGRPDNSYLKYRWQPLSCSLPRFNGXKFLGEVEGKKIMFVGDSLSLNQFQSLTCMIHAWVPRSKTTFIKREGLASVTFEDYGVRILLYRTPYLVDLVKEKGVGRVLKLDSIKSGNAWRGMDMLIFNTWHWWTHTGRTQPWDYMQDGNKLYKDMNRMIAYYKGLTTWARWVNLNVQASKTKVFFLGVSPTHYEGKDWNEPSKSCSGETQPFFGLRYPAGTPMAWVVINKVLGRIKKPVSFLDVTMLSQYRKDAHPSAYSGDHRGNADCSHWCLPGLPDTWNELLYARLFSN, from the exons ATGGGATTCCTGCCATTGTTTCAAGCCTTGTTTCTCTTCCTGTCTCTGTTTTCTCACCAATCTGAAGCTGGAAATCTTATTTCCCTCAGCAATGCAACCAATTCAAGTACTCCAGCCAGAAAACTTGCAGGTTATAACTGCAACTTGTTTCGTGGAAAATGGGTATACGATTCTTCATACCCTCTCTACTCCTTCGCTTCCTGTCCCTTCATAGATCCACAATTCAACTGCAAGAAGTACGGCCGCCCTGACAACTCCTACCTCAAATACAGATGGCAGCCTCTCTCCTGCTCCTTACCCAG GTTTAATG TTAAGTTTCTTGGAGAAGTGGAGGGGAAGAAGATCATGTTCGTGGGAGACTCCCTGAGTTTGAATCAGTTTCAGTCTTTAACGTGCATGATTCACGCATGGGTGCCTAGGTCTAAGACAACCTTCATAAAGAGAGAGGGGCTGGCTTCAGTGACATTCGAG GACTATGGAGTTAGAATACTGCTGTACCGCACGCCATACCTGGTTGATCTTGTTAAAGAGAAGGGCGTCGGGCGAGTTTTGAAACTTGATTCCATAAAGAGTGGCAACGCATGGAGGGGCATGGACATGCTGATCTTTAACACGTGGCATTGGTGGACCCACACTGGGAGAACCCAACC GTGGGATTATATGCAAGACGGAAATAAATTGTACAAAGATATGAACCGCATGATAGCGTATTATAAAGGCCTCACAACCTGGGCTCGATGGGTCAACCTTAACGTTCAGGCTTCCAAAACCAAGGTCTTCTTCCTCGGGGTTTCTCCTACCCATTACGA GGGCAAGGATTGGAATGAACCTTCAAAATCGTGCTCCGGTGAGACGCAGCCATTCTTTGGTCTAAGGTATCCGGCAGGCACACCCATGGCTTGGGTGGTTATAAACAAAGTGTTGGGTAGAATCAAGAAGCCAGTCTCCTTTTTAGATGTCACAATGCTCTCACAATATCGAAAAGATGCGCATCCTTCAGCTTATAGTGGTGATCATCGTGGCAACGCCGACTGCAGCCATTGGTGTCTCCCAGGGCTGCCTGATACTTGGAATGAACTCTTATATGCGAGACTCTTTAGTAATTAG